CGTATTAACATGAGGAATTCCTCCTTTTCACACAGGCTCCCCTGATGCTTCCATGATTATTCACCGCAAAATGCCTTTACATTCTCCTTCGGTGACTATATAATTGCAATAATTGTATACGGATTTAACCGGAGGAGCCTGCCAACAGCGGGCTCTTTTTGTGTTTTTTTACTGGAATAAATTTACTGCTGCGGAGGGTTTGAAATGGAAATGAACAATGAGAGCATCATGGTGTGTGTGCATTATGGGCCGCACGGGCAGCGGTTAATACAGCGGGGAGGACAATTGGCCAGATTGCTCAATGCCCCGCTGATGGTACTCACTGTAGATGCATCCGGAGACAATGAATATAACAGGGAGAAGCAGCAGTACCTGTCTGGCTGGGAGCATCAGACCAAGGAGGCTGGCGGACAATTTGTGATCCGCAAATGTAATGGCAAAAAAACGGTTGATGTGATTGTGGAAACTGCAAAGGATAACAAAATTACACAAATTGTACTCGGACAATCAAGCCAAACGCTGTGGCAGGAGATTACACGGGGAAGCTTTATCAATGATCTGCTGGAGCGGATGGGTCCGATTGATCTTCATATCGTTGCGGTACAGCGGTATCCGGAGCTGCTTGAGCAGTCCCATGAGCAAGGATTCTCTGCTTATCTGGTCAAAGAGGGCGACCGCCATATCCTGATGGATGAACCGGATGGGAATGAAGCCATGAAGGGGGTTTTCTTTCGTGAGCTCGATACAGATTTTAATACCGGCCTGTTCAAAATCGTCAGAAACGGTGAAGCGCAATATTTGAGAATTGTACAGAACGAATGGGTGAAGCCCCGTTAAGAGGATTATACCAATACTAGAAAGGGGGATTAAGCCTTGCTGCATATGATTATCCTGCTTCCGTTTTTGCTGGCTGCGCTAATGCTGCTGATGAAGCAGAAGAACACCCGGTTACACCTGGGCTGGATCGTTCTGCCCCTTCCTGCGGCTCTCTTCATTTATTTCCTGACGAGAATTCCATCCATCCGGGCGGGAGAGCCTATTGAGAACAGTATCACCTGGATGCCGTCCTTTGGGGTGAATATCTCGCTGGTACTGGATGGGCTCAGCTTGCTCTTTGTCCTGCTGATTACCGGAATGGGTGCCCTGGTTGTGCTCTATTCGATTTATTATCTCGATAAGCTCATGGAGGGAATCCGCCAGTTCTATATATACCTGCTCATGTTCATGGGAGCCATGTTAGGGGTGGTGCTGT
This genomic interval from Paenibacillus sp. FSL H8-0332 contains the following:
- a CDS encoding universal stress protein, which translates into the protein MEMNNESIMVCVHYGPHGQRLIQRGGQLARLLNAPLMVLTVDASGDNEYNREKQQYLSGWEHQTKEAGGQFVIRKCNGKKTVDVIVETAKDNKITQIVLGQSSQTLWQEITRGSFINDLLERMGPIDLHIVAVQRYPELLEQSHEQGFSAYLVKEGDRHILMDEPDGNEAMKGVFFRELDTDFNTGLFKIVRNGEAQYLRIVQNEWVKPR